The following are encoded in a window of Bos indicus isolate NIAB-ARS_2022 breed Sahiwal x Tharparkar chromosome 21, NIAB-ARS_B.indTharparkar_mat_pri_1.0, whole genome shotgun sequence genomic DNA:
- the PEX11A gene encoding peroxisomal membrane protein 11A isoform X1 — protein sequence MDAFIRFTNQTQGRDRLFRATQYTCMLLRYLLEPKADNEKVVMKLKKLESSVSTGRKWFRLGNVVHALQATQQSVRATDLVPRICLTLASLNRVIYFICDTVLFVRSTGLASGVNKEKWRRWAARYYYYSLLLSLVRDLYEVSLQMKQVAHDRAKREKSPSQDTLGYSVADEETEWLQSLLLLLFHSLKRHPPLFLDTVKNFCDILNPLDQLGIYKSNPGIIGLGGLVSSVAGIITVAYPQMKLKTQ from the exons ATGGACGCCTTCATCCGCTTCACCAACCAGACCCAGGGCCGGGACCGACTCTTCAG agCCACTCAGTACACATGCATGTTGCTTAGATATTTGTTAGAGCCTAAAGCTGACAATGAGAAGGTTGTAATGAAGCTCAAGAAACTGGAATCCAGTGTGAGCACTGGCCGTAAAT GGTTCAGACTAGGCAATGTGGTGCATGCTCTCCAGGCGACACAGCAGAGCGTTCGTGCCACTGACCTGGTGCCCCGCATATGCCTAACATTAGCCAGCTTGAACCGTGTGATTTATTTCATCTGTGACACCGTCCTCTTCGTGAGGAGTACAGGGCTCGCCTCTGGTGTTAACAAAGAGAAATGGCGAAGGTGGGCTGCCCGCTATTACTACTATTCTCTTCTGCTGAGCCTGGTCAGAGATCTGTACGAAGTCTCCCTGCAGATGAAACAGGTTGCACACGACAGGGCAAAGAGGGAGAAGTCACCATCCCAGGATACCCTCGGGTACAGTGTGGCTGACGAGGAGACAGAGTGGCTCCAGTCCCTTCTTCTTCTCTTATTCCACTCTCTGAAGAGGCATCCTCCCTTGTTTCTGGACACAGTGAAGAACTTCTGTGACATCCTGAACCCCTTGGACCAGTTGGGGATCTATAAGTCCAATCCTGGCATCATAGGCCTCGGAGGCCTCGTGTCCTCTGTAGCAGGCATCATCACTGTGGCGTATCCGCAGATGAAACTGAAGACCCAGTGA
- the PEX11A gene encoding peroxisomal membrane protein 11A isoform X2: MKQVAHDRAKREKSPSQDTLGYSVADEETEWLQSLLLLLFHSLKRHPPLFLDTVKNFCDILNPLDQLGIYKSNPGIIGLGGLVSSVAGIITVAYPQMKLKTQ, from the coding sequence ATGAAACAGGTTGCACACGACAGGGCAAAGAGGGAGAAGTCACCATCCCAGGATACCCTCGGGTACAGTGTGGCTGACGAGGAGACAGAGTGGCTCCAGTCCCTTCTTCTTCTCTTATTCCACTCTCTGAAGAGGCATCCTCCCTTGTTTCTGGACACAGTGAAGAACTTCTGTGACATCCTGAACCCCTTGGACCAGTTGGGGATCTATAAGTCCAATCCTGGCATCATAGGCCTCGGAGGCCTCGTGTCCTCTGTAGCAGGCATCATCACTGTGGCGTATCCGCAGATGAAACTGAAGACCCAGTGA